One Kitasatospora sp. NBC_01266 genomic window carries:
- a CDS encoding ArsI/CadI family heavy metal resistance metalloenzyme yields MSRVQLALRVADLEGSIAFYAKLFGTEPAKRRPGYANFAITEPPLKLVLIEGQAGEETRLDHLGVEVETSEQVAAATSRLAVAGLATVEESDTTCCYAVQDKVWIHGPGREPWEVFVVKADADVLAGQDGGTRCATGSAGVPGTAASGCC; encoded by the coding sequence ATGTCCCGTGTTCAGCTCGCCCTTCGCGTCGCCGACCTCGAAGGCTCAATCGCCTTCTACGCCAAGCTCTTCGGCACCGAGCCGGCCAAGCGGCGCCCCGGCTACGCCAACTTCGCCATCACCGAACCACCGCTCAAGCTCGTCCTGATCGAGGGCCAGGCCGGCGAGGAGACCCGCCTGGACCACCTGGGCGTGGAGGTGGAAACCAGCGAACAGGTGGCTGCGGCAACATCACGGCTGGCCGTGGCCGGGCTCGCCACCGTCGAGGAGAGTGACACGACCTGCTGCTATGCCGTCCAGGACAAAGTGTGGATCCACGGCCCCGGCCGGGAGCCCTGGGAGGTCTTCGTGGTCAAGGCCGACGCCGACGTCCTGGCTGGGCAGGACGGCGGTACGCGTTGCGCGACCGGCTCGGCAGGGGTTCCCGGGACAGCGGCCTCGGGCTGCTGCTGA
- a CDS encoding ArsR/SmtB family transcription factor — MSNLELPVLGQDDVVACCSPMVREPLGEEAAADLAKMFKALSDPVRLRLLSLIASHEGGEACVCDLTGPFDVSQPTISHHLKVLREAGLVGSERRGTWVYYWVLPAALAKLSSLLQAPVGSGGSR; from the coding sequence ATGTCGAATCTGGAACTGCCGGTGCTCGGCCAGGACGATGTGGTGGCGTGCTGCTCGCCGATGGTCCGAGAGCCACTGGGCGAAGAGGCCGCCGCCGACCTGGCGAAGATGTTCAAGGCGCTGTCGGACCCGGTGCGGCTGCGGCTGCTGTCGCTCATCGCCTCGCACGAGGGCGGCGAGGCGTGCGTCTGCGATCTGACCGGGCCGTTCGACGTCTCCCAGCCGACGATCTCCCACCACCTGAAGGTGTTGCGCGAGGCCGGCCTGGTCGGCTCGGAGCGGCGCGGGACCTGGGTCTACTACTGGGTGCTGCCCGCAGCGCTGGCCAAGCTCTCGTCCCTCCTCCAGGCTCCGGTCGGCTCGGGCGGTTCCAGATGA
- a CDS encoding MIP/aquaporin family protein: MTELAPPSASGRGYRLGRRTAVEFVGTGALVAVVVGSGIQAARLSQDVGVQLLANSLATVFGLGVLIALLGPVSGAHFNPAVTLAAWWTGRSGGEGPTLREVAAYVPAQTAGAIGGAVLADAMFAEPLVRWSTHDRSAPHLWLGEVVATAGLVLLIFGLARTGRAHFTPVAVACYIGAAYWFTSSTSFANPAVTVGRAFSDTFAGIAPGSVLPFVAAQLVGLAVGVGLVAVLFGRPAPAAEDVVIPHRERHLPAHPLLDQGSTLP; encoded by the coding sequence ATGACCGAGCTCGCGCCTCCCTCTGCCTCCGGCCGGGGGTACCGCCTCGGCCGCCGGACGGCCGTCGAGTTCGTCGGGACGGGCGCGCTGGTCGCCGTCGTCGTCGGCTCCGGCATCCAGGCCGCCAGGCTCTCCCAGGACGTCGGCGTGCAACTGCTCGCCAACTCGCTGGCCACGGTCTTCGGCCTGGGCGTGCTGATCGCGCTGCTGGGTCCGGTTTCCGGTGCCCACTTCAACCCTGCCGTCACCCTCGCCGCGTGGTGGACCGGACGCAGCGGTGGTGAGGGGCCGACCCTGCGCGAGGTCGCCGCCTATGTGCCCGCGCAGACCGCCGGAGCGATCGGCGGCGCGGTGCTCGCGGACGCGATGTTCGCCGAGCCGCTGGTGCGCTGGTCCACCCACGACCGATCGGCCCCGCACCTGTGGCTGGGAGAGGTCGTGGCGACCGCCGGCCTGGTCCTGCTGATCTTCGGCCTGGCCCGCACCGGCCGCGCGCACTTCACGCCGGTCGCCGTCGCCTGCTACATCGGCGCGGCCTACTGGTTCACCTCCTCGACCAGCTTCGCCAACCCGGCAGTGACCGTCGGCCGGGCCTTCAGCGACACCTTCGCCGGCATCGCGCCCGGCTCGGTGCTGCCGTTCGTCGCCGCCCAACTCGTCGGCCTGGCCGTCGGCGTGGGCCTGGTCGCCGTGCTGTTCGGCCGACCCGCGCCTGCCGCTGAGGACGTCGTCATCCCGCACCGCGAGCGCCACCTCCCCGCACACCCTCTTCTCGATCAAGGAAGCACCCTGCCGTGA
- a CDS encoding arsenate reductase ArsC: MSTPAVPSVLFVCVHNAGRSQMAAAFLTHLGGERVQVRSAGSAPADAVNPAVVEAMREVGIDISAETPKVLTVEAVQTSDVVITMGCGDACPYFPGKRYLDWKLADPAGQGVDAVRPIRDEIERRIRDLIAELGIEARA; this comes from the coding sequence GTGAGCACTCCCGCCGTCCCGTCCGTGCTGTTCGTCTGCGTCCACAACGCCGGACGGTCCCAGATGGCCGCCGCCTTCCTCACCCACCTCGGCGGCGAGCGGGTCCAGGTCCGCTCGGCCGGCTCCGCCCCCGCCGACGCCGTGAACCCGGCCGTGGTCGAGGCCATGCGGGAGGTCGGCATCGACATCTCCGCCGAGACACCGAAGGTGCTGACCGTCGAGGCCGTGCAGACCTCTGACGTGGTGATCACCATGGGCTGCGGCGACGCCTGCCCGTACTTCCCTGGCAAGCGCTACCTGGACTGGAAGTTGGCGGACCCGGCCGGGCAGGGCGTCGATGCCGTCCGCCCGATCCGCGACGAGATCGAGCGGCGCATCCGGGACCTCATCGCCGAACTCGGCATCGAGGCAAGGGCGTGA
- a CDS encoding SpoIIE family protein phosphatase, with amino-acid sequence MRRPRPSATVRSVAGQIFVLQVLIIVLLVLAAVTALLLRARSDRFDAARDRSLAAAAAFAHGPGLVSAMQGPDPTAVLQPMTEAARMQGRVDFIVVMDRDGIRYTSPVPAQIGQRFIGTIGPSLAGRVTLETTNGSLGEDVQAVVPVMDASGGVVGMVASGVTVSQVSSAVWRQLPLVLGAGAAALVLATIGAALTGRRLLRQTRGLGPAEMTRMYEHHDAVLHAVREGVLILGADGQVLLANDEARRLLALPSDVEGRAVAELGLDAAMTELLISGRAVTDGVFPVGERLVAVNTRPTGHDGSPGGSVATLRDSTELQALSGRAEAARGRLRLLYEAGAAIGTSLDVRRTAQELTEVAAPGFADYATVDLAESVLRGEEPTPGAHRAAPELLRVATSAARDDHPLYPVGELVTFAASTPEARGFVEGQSVLVPDLRVRFDWRAQDAVRSQEVLDFGIHSLVTVPLQARGVLMGIANFWRAQGSEPFDEEDLSLAEELSARAAVCVDNARRFTRERAMTVTLQRSLLPHTVPSQSALDVAHRYLPAEGGVGGDWFDVIPLSGARVAVVVGDVVGHGVHAAATMGRLRTAVQNFATLDLPPDELLSHLDELVGRIDQETAGAQRPAPVTGASCVYGIYDPTTGTGTFARAGHLPPALVHPDGTVVFPELPAGPPLGLGGLPFEAVELSLPEGSALVLYTDGLIVDRAHGIGAGLELLTSTLAATGRSPQETCEALLAALLPDRQHDDIALLVARTRRLARDRIAEWEVPSDPAAVATARAEATGQLTRWGLDEAVFTTELILSELVTNAIRYGTAPIRVRLLHDRNLICEVSDASSTSPHLRYAADEDEGGRGLFLIAQLAERWGTRYTARGKIIWVEQALPGTADDGAG; translated from the coding sequence ATGCGACGTCCACGGCCGTCGGCGACGGTCCGCAGCGTGGCCGGCCAGATCTTCGTGCTGCAGGTGCTGATCATCGTGCTGCTGGTGCTGGCCGCCGTGACGGCGCTGCTGCTCAGGGCGCGCAGCGACCGCTTCGACGCGGCCCGCGACCGCTCACTCGCCGCCGCCGCGGCCTTCGCGCACGGCCCGGGCCTGGTCAGCGCCATGCAGGGGCCGGACCCTACCGCGGTGCTGCAGCCGATGACCGAAGCCGCCCGCATGCAGGGCCGGGTCGACTTCATCGTCGTGATGGACCGCGACGGCATCCGCTACACCAGCCCGGTGCCCGCGCAGATCGGGCAGCGGTTCATCGGCACCATCGGCCCGTCGCTGGCCGGGCGGGTCACCCTCGAGACGACCAACGGCTCGCTGGGCGAGGACGTGCAGGCGGTCGTCCCGGTGATGGACGCGAGCGGCGGGGTCGTCGGCATGGTGGCGTCCGGAGTCACGGTCAGCCAGGTGAGCAGCGCGGTCTGGCGGCAACTGCCGCTGGTGCTCGGGGCCGGGGCCGCGGCACTCGTGCTCGCGACGATCGGCGCGGCGCTGACGGGCCGTCGGCTGCTGCGGCAGACGCGCGGTCTCGGGCCGGCGGAGATGACCCGGATGTACGAGCACCACGACGCGGTGCTGCACGCGGTGCGCGAGGGCGTGCTCATCCTCGGGGCCGACGGGCAGGTGCTGCTCGCCAACGACGAGGCACGCCGGTTGCTCGCCCTGCCCTCGGACGTGGAGGGCCGCGCGGTCGCCGAACTGGGCCTGGACGCCGCCATGACCGAGCTGCTGATCTCCGGACGCGCGGTCACGGACGGGGTGTTCCCGGTCGGGGAGCGGCTGGTGGCCGTGAACACCCGGCCGACCGGCCACGACGGCAGCCCCGGCGGCAGCGTGGCCACGCTGCGCGACTCCACCGAGCTGCAGGCCCTCTCGGGCCGGGCGGAAGCCGCCCGGGGCCGGCTGCGGTTGCTCTACGAGGCGGGCGCGGCCATCGGTACCAGCCTCGACGTGCGGCGCACGGCGCAGGAGCTGACCGAGGTCGCGGCGCCCGGGTTCGCCGACTACGCCACCGTCGATCTCGCCGAGTCGGTGCTGCGCGGCGAGGAGCCCACGCCCGGTGCGCACCGGGCGGCTCCCGAGTTGCTCCGGGTGGCGACCAGCGCCGCCCGGGACGACCATCCCCTGTATCCGGTCGGCGAGTTGGTGACCTTCGCCGCCTCCACGCCGGAGGCCAGGGGGTTCGTCGAGGGGCAGTCGGTGCTGGTGCCCGACCTGCGGGTCAGGTTCGACTGGCGGGCGCAGGACGCCGTACGCAGCCAGGAGGTGCTGGACTTCGGGATCCACTCCCTGGTCACGGTCCCCCTGCAGGCCCGGGGCGTCCTGATGGGCATCGCCAACTTCTGGCGCGCGCAGGGCAGCGAGCCCTTCGACGAGGAGGACCTGTCGCTGGCCGAGGAGCTGTCGGCCCGGGCCGCCGTGTGCGTCGACAACGCCCGCCGCTTCACCCGCGAGCGGGCGATGACGGTGACCTTGCAGCGCAGCCTGCTGCCGCACACGGTGCCCTCGCAGAGCGCCCTCGACGTCGCCCACCGCTACCTGCCGGCCGAGGGCGGTGTCGGCGGCGACTGGTTCGACGTCATCCCGCTCTCGGGCGCGCGCGTCGCGGTCGTGGTCGGCGACGTGGTCGGCCACGGCGTGCACGCCGCCGCCACCATGGGGCGGCTGCGGACCGCGGTGCAGAACTTCGCCACCCTGGACCTGCCGCCGGACGAGCTCCTCAGCCACCTGGACGAACTCGTCGGGCGCATCGACCAGGAGACGGCCGGCGCGCAGCGGCCGGCCCCGGTCACCGGCGCGAGCTGCGTGTACGGGATCTACGACCCCACCACCGGCACCGGCACTTTCGCCCGGGCCGGCCACCTGCCGCCCGCACTCGTCCACCCGGACGGCACGGTGGTCTTCCCCGAGCTGCCGGCCGGCCCGCCGCTCGGGCTGGGCGGGCTGCCCTTCGAGGCCGTGGAACTGTCCCTGCCCGAGGGCAGCGCACTGGTCCTGTACACCGACGGCCTGATCGTGGACCGCGCCCACGGCATCGGTGCCGGCCTGGAACTCCTCACCAGCACCTTGGCCGCCACCGGCCGGTCACCCCAGGAGACCTGCGAGGCGCTCCTCGCCGCCCTGCTGCCCGACCGGCAGCACGACGACATCGCCCTGCTGGTCGCCCGCACCCGCCGCCTGGCCCGCGACCGGATCGCCGAATGGGAGGTCCCCTCCGATCCCGCCGCCGTGGCCACCGCCCGCGCCGAGGCCACCGGGCAGCTGACCCGCTGGGGCCTGGACGAGGCGGTGTTCACCACCGAACTGATCCTCAGCGAACTGGTCACCAACGCCATCCGCTACGGCACCGCCCCGATCCGGGTCCGGCTGCTCCACGACCGGAACCTGATCTGCGAGGTCTCCGACGCCAGCAGCACCTCACCCCACCTGCGCTACGCGGCCGACGAGGACGAGGGCGGGCGCGGCCTGTTCCTGATCGCCCAACTCGCCGAGCGCTGGGGGACCCGCTACACCGCCCGAGGCAAGATCATCTGGGTCGAGCAGGCCCTGCCGGGAACGGCGGACGACGGCGCCGGCTGA
- a CDS encoding serine hydrolase domain-containing protein produces MTRVRTALLCAATLFAATLQTTAVASAASSAASATPAASRAARHCVGSPEPVDGQARQVLDIARQAKTEFDLNSVILRVTEDGREVVTGALGESMTGVPAEPDMHFRAGSVAIAYLGTVLAQLADEGQVSLDDPVSRWLPDLPHADRITLRMLGASTSGLHDYVTDPDFLAALEAAPFRQWTPQELVGYSTSHPLWYEPGTNWSYSHANFVLLGAALEKITGTRLDKLLEQRVMDPLGLRDTRNSYTPDIPTPVLHAFTAERGRYEESTFWNPSWTTAPGAVITTDICDLARSAVAIGSGELLSAQAFRTQLNPGTVGLGGPTATCPATVCIANTEATHYGLGILVLHGWVVQNPSFSGYAAIQAYLPDRHLAIAVATTKGCATPDGNTAQTIAERISELLAPEQPLAG; encoded by the coding sequence ATGACACGTGTCCGAACCGCGCTGCTCTGCGCCGCCACCCTGTTCGCCGCGACCCTCCAGACCACCGCCGTCGCGTCCGCCGCCTCATCCGCCGCCTCAGCCACTCCCGCCGCGAGCCGTGCTGCGCGGCACTGCGTCGGCTCCCCGGAACCGGTCGACGGGCAGGCTCGCCAGGTGCTCGACATCGCCCGGCAGGCCAAGACGGAGTTCGACCTCAACTCCGTCATCCTGCGGGTCACCGAGGACGGCCGGGAGGTCGTCACCGGTGCGCTCGGCGAGTCCATGACCGGCGTCCCCGCCGAACCCGACATGCACTTCCGCGCCGGTTCGGTGGCCATCGCCTACCTGGGCACCGTCCTGGCGCAGTTGGCCGACGAGGGGCAGGTCAGCCTCGACGACCCGGTCTCGCGCTGGCTGCCCGACCTGCCGCACGCCGACCGGATCACGCTGCGGATGCTCGGCGCCAGCACCTCGGGCCTGCACGACTACGTCACCGACCCGGACTTCCTCGCCGCGCTCGAAGCCGCCCCGTTCCGCCAGTGGACGCCGCAGGAGCTCGTCGGCTACTCCACCAGCCACCCGCTCTGGTACGAGCCCGGCACCAACTGGAGCTACTCGCACGCCAACTTCGTGCTGCTCGGCGCCGCCCTGGAGAAGATCACCGGCACCCGGCTCGACAAGCTGCTGGAACAGCGCGTCATGGACCCGCTCGGCCTGCGCGACACCCGCAACAGCTACACCCCCGACATCCCGACCCCGGTCCTGCACGCCTTCACCGCCGAACGCGGCAGGTACGAGGAGTCCACCTTCTGGAACCCCTCCTGGACCACCGCCCCCGGCGCGGTCATCACGACCGACATCTGCGACCTGGCCCGCTCGGCGGTGGCGATCGGCAGCGGAGAGCTGCTCTCGGCGCAGGCGTTCCGGACCCAGCTGAACCCCGGCACGGTCGGCCTCGGCGGCCCCACCGCCACCTGCCCGGCGACCGTCTGCATCGCGAACACCGAGGCCACCCACTACGGCCTCGGCATCCTGGTGCTGCACGGCTGGGTGGTGCAGAACCCGTCCTTCTCCGGCTACGCCGCCATCCAGGCCTACCTGCCCGACCGGCACCTCGCCATCGCGGTCGCCACCACCAAGGGCTGTGCGACGCCCGACGGGAACACGGCCCAGACCATCGCCGAGCGCATCTCCGAGCTGCTCGCGCCCGAGCAGCCGCTGGCCGGCTGA
- a CDS encoding clavaminate synthase family protein: protein MPETTPDTARSTVAEKAADWALDTADAGACERLARSLCTGAQDEVDDPEWLARARDAWEDLPLPLRRAVRRFRRHSGPHGTLVVGGLPVDQAALPATPAVPGSVQRRATVPAALLTMVACGLGEPLAYLAEKSGALVQDVVPVPGQETFHGNAGSAPLSFHTENGFHPHPPDYVVFLCLRADHDRIAGLRTAGLRQALPLLTPAARQTLFAPEFSTTPPPSFGPAATGEPAAEPRPVLSGAAEDPDIRMAQLVTTPLTPRATAALSEFGRACEATARTLRLTPGDLVIIDNRVTVHGRTAFQPRYDGADRWLQRTYVTADLRRSRDHRPHDGQILAR from the coding sequence ATGCCTGAGACGACGCCCGACACCGCCCGAAGCACGGTCGCCGAGAAAGCCGCCGACTGGGCGCTGGATACGGCCGATGCCGGCGCGTGCGAGCGACTGGCCCGCAGCCTGTGCACCGGCGCGCAGGACGAGGTCGACGACCCCGAGTGGCTGGCCCGGGCCCGGGACGCCTGGGAGGACCTGCCGCTACCGCTGCGCCGTGCGGTGCGGCGGTTCCGAAGGCACTCCGGCCCGCACGGCACCCTGGTGGTCGGCGGTCTGCCCGTCGATCAGGCGGCCCTGCCCGCGACACCGGCCGTTCCCGGCTCGGTCCAGCGCCGGGCCACCGTCCCGGCCGCGCTGCTCACCATGGTGGCCTGCGGGCTCGGCGAGCCGCTCGCCTACCTGGCCGAGAAGTCCGGCGCCCTCGTGCAGGACGTCGTGCCCGTGCCCGGACAGGAGACCTTCCACGGCAACGCCGGATCGGCGCCGCTCTCCTTCCACACCGAGAACGGCTTCCACCCCCATCCACCCGACTACGTGGTCTTCCTGTGCCTGCGCGCCGATCACGACCGGATCGCCGGCCTGCGCACCGCCGGCCTCCGCCAAGCGCTGCCGCTCCTCACCCCGGCCGCCCGCCAGACCCTGTTCGCACCGGAGTTCAGCACCACACCCCCACCCTCCTTCGGCCCCGCCGCCACCGGCGAGCCCGCCGCCGAGCCCCGACCAGTGCTGTCCGGCGCGGCCGAGGACCCCGACATCCGGATGGCCCAGCTCGTCACCACCCCGCTCACTCCTCGGGCCACCGCGGCACTGAGCGAATTCGGCCGCGCCTGCGAGGCCACCGCCCGCACGCTGCGCCTGACGCCCGGCGACCTGGTGATCATCGACAACCGTGTCACCGTCCACGGCCGCACCGCCTTCCAGCCCCGCTACGACGGAGCCGACCGCTGGCTGCAACGCACCTACGTCACCGCCGACTTGCGCCGGTCCCGCGACCACCGTCCGCACGACGGCCAGATCCTCGCCCGCTGA
- a CDS encoding ABC transporter substrate-binding protein, whose translation MRKSRAVAATAGFVLLAGLATACGGGAAKGLAAAFDPATCQGGTLSVLAQQGMGKFDPAELYTSGGGNVPNLVFRTLTTRNHTTGGPDGAKVVPDLATDTGEPSQDATVWTYHLKAGLKFEDGTPITSADIKYGIERSFAPELPGGPPYLRDWLIGGEQYQGPFKGADLPSIETPDSSTIIFRLTKPEGDFPYLATATQFAPVPKAKDTGTDYQKHPISSGPYEVTSNDNGNSMVLERNPYWSRSIDDQRLACPDKVVFTSGLDPAVINQRLAASSGDDARAVTSDTDIDASVLARLNSDSELKSRVATGDFGATQYLAFNPKVQPFDNPLVREAISYAVDRQSVINAVGGSAVAKPATTFLPDQAAFGYTPYDYFPSGPNGDPAKAKQLLAQAGYPNGLSITLSHATDETDLGPAVAAAVQEALGKAGITVKLDPSADDDYFTKTELPASEPGFFIGGWGADWPSGGPFLAPIFDGRQILTAGGNFNSAQLNDPQVNAEIDAANKLTDPAAAQRAWGQLDAQLGKQAWTVPLYHPIYKRLFGKDVKNAYVSQWNGVYDLSRISVK comes from the coding sequence ATGAGGAAGAGCAGGGCCGTCGCCGCGACCGCGGGATTCGTGCTGCTGGCCGGGCTGGCCACGGCCTGCGGCGGCGGTGCGGCCAAGGGCTTGGCCGCCGCCTTCGACCCGGCCACCTGCCAGGGCGGGACGCTCTCGGTGCTCGCCCAGCAGGGGATGGGCAAGTTCGACCCGGCCGAGCTGTACACCTCCGGTGGCGGCAACGTCCCCAACCTGGTGTTCCGCACCCTCACCACCCGCAACCACACCACCGGCGGCCCGGACGGCGCCAAGGTGGTCCCCGACCTGGCCACCGACACCGGCGAGCCCAGCCAGGACGCCACGGTCTGGACCTACCACCTCAAGGCCGGGCTGAAGTTCGAGGACGGCACGCCGATCACGTCGGCCGACATCAAGTACGGCATCGAGCGCTCCTTCGCGCCGGAACTGCCGGGCGGGCCACCCTATCTGCGCGACTGGCTGATCGGCGGCGAGCAGTACCAGGGCCCCTTCAAGGGCGCCGACCTGCCCTCGATCGAGACCCCCGACAGCAGCACGATCATCTTCCGACTCACCAAGCCCGAGGGCGACTTCCCCTATCTGGCCACCGCCACCCAGTTCGCTCCGGTGCCCAAGGCCAAGGACACCGGCACCGACTACCAGAAGCACCCGATCTCCTCGGGACCGTATGAGGTGACCAGCAACGACAACGGCAACTCCATGGTGCTGGAACGCAATCCGTACTGGTCGCGGAGCATCGACGACCAGCGGCTGGCCTGCCCCGACAAGGTGGTCTTCACCTCGGGGCTCGATCCGGCCGTGATCAACCAGCGGTTGGCCGCCAGCAGCGGCGACGACGCCCGCGCGGTCACCAGCGACACCGACATCGACGCGAGCGTCCTGGCCCGGCTGAACAGCGACTCCGAGCTCAAGAGCCGGGTGGCCACCGGCGACTTCGGGGCCACCCAGTACCTGGCCTTCAACCCCAAGGTGCAGCCGTTCGACAACCCGCTGGTGCGCGAGGCGATCTCCTACGCCGTCGACCGCCAGTCGGTGATCAACGCGGTCGGCGGCAGCGCGGTCGCCAAGCCCGCGACCACCTTCCTGCCCGACCAGGCGGCCTTCGGCTACACCCCCTACGACTACTTCCCGTCCGGCCCGAATGGCGATCCCGCCAAGGCCAAGCAGCTGCTGGCGCAGGCGGGTTACCCGAACGGGCTGAGCATCACGCTGAGCCACGCCACCGACGAGACCGACCTCGGCCCGGCGGTCGCCGCCGCGGTGCAGGAGGCGCTGGGCAAGGCCGGGATCACCGTCAAGCTCGACCCGTCCGCCGACGACGACTACTTCACCAAGACCGAACTGCCCGCCAGCGAGCCCGGGTTCTTCATCGGCGGCTGGGGAGCGGACTGGCCCTCCGGCGGCCCCTTCCTGGCCCCGATCTTCGACGGCCGGCAGATCCTCACCGCCGGCGGCAACTTCAACTCCGCCCAGCTGAACGACCCGCAGGTGAACGCCGAGATCGACGCGGCCAACAAGCTCACCGACCCCGCCGCCGCGCAGCGGGCCTGGGGACAGCTGGACGCCCAACTCGGCAAGCAGGCCTGGACGGTGCCGCTCTACCACCCGATCTACAAGCGGCTGTTCGGCAAGGACGTGAAGAACGCGTACGTCAGCCAGTGGAACGGCGTCTACGACCTGTCCCGGATCTCGGTCAAGTAG
- a CDS encoding ABC transporter permease, with the protein MSGSASSASSAVNPIWRRLRADRAAMAGLAVVVLLLLLAAAAPLVAALEGQNPTAFHNDLIDSATGGVPIGPFGGASARHWLGVEPGTGRDVLARLVYGAQVSLSVSVGATIVQIALGTLIGLAAGLGNRLADTVLSRTMDLAIAFPGLVFAISLMAVVPGSFPRPVLLMLVLGVLGWGGTARLVRGQALTLRSLDHVAAARLSGARGWRTARREILPGLAAPVITYAALLLPGNVTAEAGLSFLGVGVRPPTSSWGQMLSGATTWYQADPTYVLLPAGLLFATVLAFTVLGEGLRTALDPRAKSRLRRTRSRRAVSA; encoded by the coding sequence ATGTCGGGATCAGCATCGTCCGCGTCCTCGGCGGTCAACCCGATCTGGCGGCGGCTGCGCGCCGACCGCGCGGCGATGGCCGGGCTGGCGGTGGTCGTGCTGCTCCTGCTGCTGGCCGCCGCCGCCCCACTGGTCGCCGCGCTGGAGGGGCAGAACCCGACGGCCTTCCACAACGACCTGATCGACTCGGCCACCGGCGGGGTGCCGATCGGCCCGTTCGGCGGGGCGAGCGCCCGGCACTGGCTCGGCGTGGAGCCGGGCACCGGACGCGACGTGCTGGCCCGGCTGGTCTACGGCGCGCAGGTCTCGCTCTCCGTCTCGGTGGGCGCCACCATCGTCCAGATCGCGCTCGGCACGCTGATCGGGCTGGCCGCCGGGCTCGGCAACCGGCTCGCGGACACCGTGCTCAGCCGGACCATGGACCTGGCGATCGCCTTCCCCGGCCTGGTCTTCGCCATCTCGCTGATGGCCGTGGTGCCGGGCTCGTTCCCGCGCCCGGTGCTGCTGATGCTGGTGCTCGGCGTGCTCGGCTGGGGCGGTACGGCCCGGCTGGTGCGCGGGCAGGCGCTCACCCTGCGCTCGCTGGACCACGTCGCGGCGGCCCGGCTCAGCGGGGCCCGCGGCTGGCGCACCGCGCGGCGCGAGATCCTGCCCGGACTGGCCGCGCCGGTGATCACCTACGCGGCGCTGCTGCTGCCCGGCAACGTCACCGCCGAGGCGGGCCTGTCCTTCCTCGGCGTGGGCGTGCGCCCGCCCACCTCCTCCTGGGGGCAGATGCTCTCGGGGGCCACCACCTGGTACCAGGCCGACCCGACCTACGTGCTGCTGCCGGCCGGGCTGCTCTTCGCCACCGTGCTGGCCTTCACCGTGCTCGGCGAGGGGCTGCGCACCGCGCTCGACCCGCGCGCCAAGTCCCGTCTGCGCAGGACGCGTTCACGTCGGGCGGTGTCGGCGTGA
- a CDS encoding ABC transporter permease, with protein MSRFLLRRAVSTLIVMLVLSVVVYLVFYAAPRDPAVLVCGKGCDGARLAVVRHKLGTDLPLWQQYWQFLHGLLAGRDFDAGTDVTHCAAPCFGYSFQTDQPVLGMITARLPLDASLTVGAAVLWLLLGIGTGVLSALRRGGIGERALTGVTLAGMAMPVFLVGLLLMMLFCGYLQWLPFPSYVPLTQDPLGWASNLLLPWLSLALVMAAGYARMTRSSLLETLAEDHIRTARAYGLGERRIVLGHALRGALTPVITLLAMDLGGLLGGAQLTESVFGFDGIGRLLVDSVNKIDLPVVVGVTLFAGFFIVIANAVADLLYALADPRVGLQ; from the coding sequence GTGAGCCGCTTCCTGCTGCGCCGCGCGGTCAGCACGCTGATCGTCATGCTGGTCCTGTCCGTGGTGGTCTACCTGGTGTTCTACGCCGCCCCGCGCGATCCCGCCGTCCTGGTCTGCGGCAAGGGCTGCGACGGCGCCCGGCTGGCCGTGGTGCGGCACAAGCTCGGCACCGACCTGCCGCTCTGGCAGCAGTACTGGCAGTTCCTGCACGGGCTGCTGGCCGGGCGGGACTTCGACGCCGGCACCGACGTCACGCACTGCGCCGCGCCCTGCTTCGGCTACTCCTTCCAGACCGACCAGCCGGTGCTCGGCATGATCACCGCACGGCTGCCGCTGGACGCCTCGCTGACGGTGGGAGCGGCGGTGCTCTGGCTGCTGCTCGGCATCGGCACCGGCGTCCTGTCGGCGCTGCGGCGCGGCGGGATCGGCGAACGGGCGCTGACCGGAGTGACGTTGGCAGGCATGGCGATGCCGGTCTTCCTGGTCGGGCTGCTGCTGATGATGCTCTTCTGCGGCTATCTGCAGTGGCTGCCCTTCCCGAGCTATGTGCCGCTGACCCAGGACCCGCTCGGCTGGGCCTCGAACCTTCTCCTGCCATGGCTCTCGCTGGCCCTGGTGATGGCCGCCGGCTACGCCCGGATGACCCGCAGCTCCCTGCTGGAGACGCTGGCCGAGGACCACATCCGCACCGCCCGGGCCTACGGCCTCGGCGAGCGGCGGATCGTCCTGGGCCACGCGCTGCGCGGCGCGCTCACCCCCGTCATCACGCTGCTCGCGATGGACCTGGGCGGACTGCTCGGCGGCGCCCAACTGACCGAGTCGGTCTTCGGGTTCGACGGGATCGGTCGGCTCCTGGTGGACTCGGTGAACAAGATCGACCTGCCGGTGGTGGTGGGGGTCACGCTCTTCGCGGGCTTCTTCATCGTCATCGCCAACGCCGTCGCGGACCTGCTCTACGCGCTGGCCGACCCGAGAGTGGGACTCCAGTGA